In Micromonospora sp. WMMA1363, a genomic segment contains:
- a CDS encoding alpha/beta hydrolase, which yields MTYTEVDGLRIWYEASGAGRPLVLLHGGFGSTAAFAPLLPALTARRRVIAVDLQGHGRTADVDRPLRYESMADDVAALIVRLGLTAVDILGYSLGGGVALRTAIQHPGLVRRLVVVSAPCRRSGWYPEVLAAMAGQDETYGEHMRASPAYQHHVRVAPQPADWSRLWAKSGELLRREYDWSLEVSALALPTLLVFADADSVTTAHMVEFFGLLGGGHRDAGRDGSGRPVARLAVLPGLTHHDILASPALPAAVLPFLTHVVRPPT from the coding sequence GTGACCTACACCGAGGTCGACGGCCTCCGCATCTGGTACGAGGCGTCCGGCGCCGGCCGCCCGTTGGTGCTGTTGCACGGCGGCTTCGGATCGACTGCGGCGTTCGCCCCGCTTCTTCCGGCGTTGACCGCCCGGCGTCGCGTGATCGCGGTCGACCTGCAGGGCCACGGCCGCACCGCCGACGTCGACCGGCCGCTGCGGTACGAGTCGATGGCCGACGACGTGGCGGCGCTGATCGTCCGGCTCGGCCTGACCGCCGTCGACATCCTCGGGTACTCGCTCGGCGGTGGCGTCGCGCTACGGACCGCGATCCAGCATCCCGGCCTGGTCCGCCGGCTGGTGGTGGTGTCGGCACCGTGCCGGCGGAGCGGCTGGTACCCGGAGGTGCTCGCTGCGATGGCCGGGCAGGACGAAACGTACGGCGAGCACATGCGGGCCAGTCCGGCGTATCAGCACCACGTCCGGGTCGCGCCCCAGCCGGCGGACTGGTCCCGGCTCTGGGCGAAGTCAGGGGAGCTGCTGCGGCGCGAGTACGACTGGTCGTTGGAGGTGTCCGCCCTCGCCCTGCCCACCCTGCTGGTCTTCGCCGACGCCGACTCGGTCACCACCGCGCACATGGTGGAGTTCTTCGGCCTGCTCGGCGGTGGCCACCGGGACGCCGGTCGGGACGGCAGCGGGCGGCCGGTCGCCCGGCTGGCCGTGCTGCCCGGCCTCACCCACCACGACATCCTCGCGTCACCCGCCCTACCGGCCGCGGTCCTGCCGTTTCTCACCCACGTGGTCCGCCCGCCGACCTGA
- a CDS encoding IS256 family transposase gives MLVDRARGDGLKLTGEGGLLQQLTKRVLESALDGEITDHVGYDKHDPAGRGSGNTRNGSRTKTVLTDVGPVEVRVPRDAAGTFEPQIVRKRQRRLTGVDDMVLSLSAKGLTHGEIAAHLAEVYGAEVSKQTISTITDKVMDGMAEWQNRPLDRVYPVVFIDAINVKIRDGQVANRPIYLAMAVTVDGHRDILGIWAGDGGEGAKYWLHVLTELKNRGVADVLMLVCDGLKGLPETVETVWPRTIVQTCVVHLLRNSFRYAARQDWDKIAKALRPVYTAATEDAATERFLEFAEAWGRKYPAIVKLWENAWAEFVPFLAFDVEIRKVICSTNAIESVNARIRRAVRARGHFPNEQAALKCVYMALMSLDPTGAGRRRWTIRWKAPLNAFQIAFEGRLTPANN, from the coding sequence ATGCTGGTCGATCGGGCTCGTGGTGACGGGTTGAAGCTGACCGGCGAGGGTGGGCTGCTGCAGCAGCTGACGAAGCGGGTCCTCGAGTCGGCGTTGGATGGGGAGATCACCGACCACGTCGGCTACGACAAGCACGACCCGGCGGGTCGGGGTAGCGGGAACACCCGTAACGGCAGCCGGACCAAGACGGTGCTCACCGACGTCGGGCCGGTCGAGGTGCGGGTCCCACGCGACGCCGCCGGGACGTTCGAGCCGCAGATCGTGCGTAAGCGGCAGCGGCGTCTGACCGGCGTCGACGACATGGTCCTGTCGCTGTCGGCCAAGGGCCTGACCCACGGCGAGATCGCCGCGCACCTGGCTGAGGTCTACGGCGCTGAGGTGTCGAAGCAGACCATCTCCACGATCACCGACAAGGTCATGGACGGCATGGCCGAGTGGCAGAACCGGCCCCTGGACCGGGTCTACCCGGTCGTGTTCATCGACGCCATCAACGTCAAGATCAGGGACGGTCAGGTCGCGAACCGGCCGATCTACCTCGCGATGGCGGTCACCGTCGACGGCCACCGCGACATCCTCGGTATCTGGGCCGGTGACGGCGGCGAGGGCGCCAAGTACTGGCTGCACGTGCTCACCGAGTTGAAGAACCGCGGCGTGGCCGACGTGCTGATGCTGGTCTGTGACGGGCTCAAGGGACTGCCGGAGACGGTGGAGACGGTGTGGCCGCGCACGATCGTGCAGACGTGTGTGGTGCACCTGCTGCGCAACTCGTTCCGCTACGCCGCCCGGCAGGACTGGGACAAGATCGCCAAAGCGCTGCGGCCGGTCTACACCGCGGCGACCGAGGACGCCGCCACCGAGCGGTTCCTCGAGTTCGCCGAGGCGTGGGGCCGTAAGTATCCGGCGATCGTGAAGCTGTGGGAGAACGCGTGGGCGGAGTTCGTGCCGTTCCTCGCCTTCGACGTGGAGATCCGCAAGGTCATCTGCTCCACGAACGCGATCGAGTCCGTCAACGCCCGTATCCGCAGGGCCGTGCGAGCTCGTGGCCACTTCCCGAACGAGCAGGCCGCACTCAAGTGCGTCTACATGGCCTTGATGAGCCTCGACCCGACCGGAGCCGGCCGCCGACGCTGGACCATACGCTGGAAAGCACCACTGAACGCCTTCCAGATCGCCTTCGAAGGCCGGCTCACCCCGGCCAACAACTGA
- a CDS encoding peroxiredoxin, with product MPIQVGAEAPDFVLKDQNNQEVKLSDYRGKRVVLLVFYPLAFTGVCQGELCEVRDNLNEYLNDDVQVLTVSVDSVYTHKIWADREGYQFPLLSDFWPHGAVAQAYGVFNDVGGVANRGTFVIDKAGVVRFAEMNMPGEVRDQQGWRKALAEVTNA from the coding sequence GTGCCTATCCAGGTTGGCGCAGAGGCGCCGGACTTCGTGCTCAAGGATCAGAACAACCAGGAGGTCAAGCTCTCCGACTATCGCGGCAAGCGCGTCGTGCTGCTGGTCTTCTACCCGCTCGCCTTCACCGGCGTCTGCCAGGGTGAGCTGTGCGAGGTGCGGGACAACCTCAACGAGTACCTCAACGACGACGTCCAGGTTCTGACCGTCAGCGTCGACTCGGTCTACACCCACAAGATCTGGGCCGACCGGGAGGGCTACCAGTTCCCGCTCCTGTCGGACTTCTGGCCGCACGGCGCGGTCGCCCAGGCGTACGGGGTCTTCAACGACGTCGGCGGTGTCGCCAACCGCGGCACCTTCGTCATCGACAAGGCGGGCGTCGTCCGCTTCGCGGAGATGAACATGCCGGGAGAGGTGCGCGACCAGCAGGGCTGGCGCAAGGCGCTCGCCGAGGTGACCAACGCCTGA
- a CDS encoding DUF3052 domain-containing protein, producing MSATAGQAADGVRSLADRFGIEPGMVVMEMGYDDDVDQDLRDALTDRCGELVDEDTDEVVDAVLVWYRDGDGDLFELLVDALGPLADNGVVWLLTPKAGRDGHVEPSEVAESAPTAGLQQTSTINAGRDWSGARLVLRRGSKSKK from the coding sequence GTGAGCGCGACCGCTGGTCAGGCCGCCGACGGGGTACGCAGCCTGGCGGACCGGTTCGGAATCGAGCCGGGGATGGTCGTCATGGAGATGGGGTACGACGACGACGTCGACCAGGATCTCCGGGACGCCCTGACCGACCGCTGTGGGGAGCTGGTCGACGAGGACACGGACGAGGTGGTCGACGCGGTGCTGGTGTGGTATCGGGATGGCGACGGTGACCTCTTCGAGCTGCTCGTCGACGCCCTTGGCCCGCTGGCAGACAACGGGGTCGTGTGGCTTCTCACGCCCAAGGCCGGGCGTGACGGGCACGTCGAGCCGAGCGAGGTCGCCGAGTCCGCACCCACCGCGGGGCTCCAGCAGACGTCCACGATCAACGCCGGCCGGGACTGGAGCGGCGCGCGGCTGGTGCTCCGGCGCGGGTCGAAGTCCAAGAAGTAG
- a CDS encoding thiamine pyrophosphate-dependent enzyme, whose product MTTPHDLDERLRAALDTLTGPEAGRDPTRPVTDGASLTGARALDLFDAQVVSRQLDLAGRWLRSFGEGFHTIGSAGHEGNAAVAAALRPTDPALLHYRSGAFYCVRAGQAAGADRTPEDVPRGLPGQPAGSAVPSATAVAPPSRDGHPADVPGPLPAGPGQAVVPGSPSSQDLASCRDAVVTRASPGDPTGSTGLTPERGVASGPAAPAGPGGATTPPPLSAVVANARSAVDLDDRADARSAAGPDERPRPAAGSGERPRPAAGSDGADPIGTAPTGNGPERTAGLGADRPLAPGYAGAARDVLRGMVASAREPVAGGRHKVFGRADLAVVPTTATVASHLPRAVGLGLALERRRRLDGTDRQPGGRADTASHTPWPPDAVVVCSFGDASVNHASATAALNTAGWYDHTGLRIPVLFVCEDNGFGISVRSPQGWVAATLRSKPGIRYFAADGTDLAGAYSVAAEAAAWVRRHRRPAVLHLSTVRLMGHAGADVEAAYRAGAEIAADLDRDPLLATARLLVGAGVATGAELLARYDEIGWQVRRIAEEVLDEPKLADPAEVLAPLAPRRPARVARAVADASARAAGPGAAARAEAFGGRRPERTGPLTLAQSINAALADGLVEHPQMAVFGEDVGAKGGVYGVTKGLWERFGAARVFDTLLDETSILGLGLGAGLAGMLPVPEIQYLAYLHNAEDQLRGEAATTQFFSRGAFRNPMVVRIAGLAYQEGFGGHFHNDNSVAVLRDIPGLVVAVPARPDDASAMLRTCLASAAVDGSVCVFLEPIALYHARDLHIEGDGEWLAEYPEPGTWPSVHVPVGRARVYAVGSAEDVTIITFGNGVRLSLRAAAVLAEEGVGTRVVDLRWLSPLPVADLIRESTATGRVLVVDETRRSGGVGEGVIAALVDAGYVGAARRVAAVDSFVPLGPAAGLVLVTEDAITEGARTLLAR is encoded by the coding sequence CCGGCCCCGAGGCGGGACGGGACCCGACCCGACCCGTCACCGACGGCGCGTCGCTGACCGGCGCGCGGGCGCTGGACCTGTTCGACGCCCAGGTCGTCAGCCGCCAGCTCGACCTCGCCGGTCGCTGGCTGCGTAGCTTCGGCGAGGGCTTCCACACCATCGGCTCCGCCGGACACGAGGGTAACGCCGCGGTCGCCGCCGCCCTGCGGCCCACCGACCCGGCCCTGCTGCACTACCGGTCCGGCGCCTTCTACTGCGTCCGGGCCGGGCAGGCGGCGGGGGCCGACAGGACGCCGGAGGACGTACCGCGCGGGCTGCCCGGCCAGCCAGCCGGGTCTGCTGTTCCGTCGGCGACCGCGGTGGCTCCGCCGTCACGGGACGGCCACCCGGCCGATGTGCCCGGCCCGTTGCCGGCCGGCCCCGGCCAGGCCGTCGTGCCGGGGTCCCCGTCTTCGCAGGATTTGGCGTCGTGCCGGGACGCCGTGGTGACCCGGGCTTCGCCGGGGGACCCGACCGGATCCACCGGCCTCACCCCGGAGCGTGGCGTCGCGTCCGGACCTGCCGCCCCGGCCGGCCCGGGTGGCGCCACCACGCCGCCTCCGCTCTCCGCGGTGGTGGCGAACGCCAGGTCAGCGGTCGACCTCGACGATCGTGCCGACGCCCGATCAGCCGCCGGGCCCGACGAGCGTCCGCGGCCTGCGGCCGGATCTGGCGAGCGTCCGCGGCCCGCGGCCGGATCTGACGGCGCCGACCCGATCGGGACGGCGCCCACCGGAAACGGGCCCGAGCGCACCGCCGGACTCGGTGCGGACCGGCCCCTCGCCCCCGGGTACGCGGGCGCGGCCCGTGACGTGCTGCGCGGCATGGTCGCCTCGGCCCGCGAGCCGGTGGCCGGCGGCCGGCACAAGGTCTTCGGCCGGGCCGACCTCGCGGTCGTGCCGACCACCGCCACCGTCGCCTCGCATCTGCCCCGCGCGGTCGGCCTCGGTCTCGCATTGGAACGACGTCGCCGGCTCGACGGGACGGACCGGCAACCCGGGGGCCGGGCCGACACCGCGTCCCATACCCCGTGGCCACCGGACGCCGTCGTCGTCTGCTCCTTCGGCGACGCGTCGGTCAACCACGCCAGCGCCACCGCCGCCCTCAACACCGCCGGCTGGTACGACCACACCGGCCTGCGTATCCCCGTCCTGTTCGTCTGCGAGGACAACGGGTTCGGCATCAGCGTCCGCTCGCCGCAGGGGTGGGTGGCGGCGACCCTGCGATCGAAACCGGGGATCCGCTACTTCGCCGCCGACGGGACCGACCTTGCCGGGGCGTACTCGGTGGCGGCCGAGGCGGCGGCGTGGGTGCGCCGGCACCGCCGCCCAGCGGTGCTGCACCTGTCGACCGTCCGCCTGATGGGACACGCCGGCGCGGACGTGGAGGCCGCCTACCGTGCCGGCGCCGAGATCGCCGCCGACCTCGACCGGGACCCGCTACTGGCCACCGCGCGGCTGCTGGTCGGGGCCGGCGTCGCCACCGGTGCGGAACTGCTGGCCCGGTACGACGAGATCGGCTGGCAGGTGCGCCGGATCGCCGAGGAGGTGCTGGACGAGCCGAAGCTGGCCGACCCGGCCGAGGTGCTGGCCCCGCTGGCGCCCCGGCGGCCGGCGCGGGTGGCCCGGGCGGTGGCCGACGCGTCGGCCCGCGCGGCCGGGCCGGGTGCGGCTGCCCGGGCCGAGGCGTTCGGCGGACGGCGGCCGGAACGGACCGGCCCGCTGACGCTCGCGCAGAGCATCAACGCCGCGCTGGCCGACGGGCTGGTGGAGCATCCACAGATGGCCGTCTTCGGCGAGGATGTCGGTGCCAAGGGCGGGGTGTACGGCGTGACGAAAGGGCTGTGGGAGCGCTTCGGCGCCGCCCGGGTGTTCGACACGCTGCTCGACGAGACCTCCATCCTCGGGCTCGGGCTGGGCGCCGGCCTGGCCGGGATGCTGCCGGTGCCGGAGATCCAGTACCTCGCGTACCTGCACAACGCCGAGGACCAACTGCGCGGTGAGGCGGCCACGACGCAATTCTTCTCGCGCGGGGCGTTCCGCAACCCGATGGTGGTTCGGATCGCCGGGCTGGCGTATCAGGAGGGGTTCGGCGGGCACTTCCACAACGACAACTCGGTGGCGGTACTCCGGGACATCCCCGGTCTGGTGGTCGCGGTCCCGGCACGGCCGGACGACGCGTCCGCCATGCTGCGCACCTGCCTGGCCAGCGCGGCGGTCGACGGCAGCGTCTGCGTGTTCCTGGAGCCGATCGCCCTGTACCACGCTCGTGACCTGCACATCGAGGGTGACGGGGAGTGGCTCGCCGAGTACCCGGAACCGGGCACCTGGCCCAGCGTGCACGTGCCGGTGGGCCGGGCCCGCGTGTACGCGGTGGGCTCGGCTGAGGACGTCACGATCATCACCTTCGGTAACGGGGTGCGGCTGTCGCTGCGCGCCGCCGCCGTGCTCGCCGAGGAAGGGGTGGGCACCCGGGTGGTGGACCTTCGCTGGCTGTCGCCGCTGCCGGTCGCCGACCTCATCCGGGAATCCACGGCGACCGGCCGGGTGCTGGTCGTGGACGAGACACGACGTTCGGGTGGCGTCGGGGAGGGAGTCATCGCGGCCCTGGTCGATGCCGGATATGTGGGCGCCGCGCGGAGAGTCGCGGCAGTTGACTCGTTTGTACCATTAGGTCCGGCTGCCGGTCTGGTCCTGGTCACCGAGGATGCCATCACCGAGGGTGCCCGCACGCTGCTGGCACGGTAA